From a region of the Synchiropus splendidus isolate RoL2022-P1 chromosome 12, RoL_Sspl_1.0, whole genome shotgun sequence genome:
- the LOC128768073 gene encoding cytochrome c oxidase subunit 7A2, mitochondrial, with translation MNRSLFALQQVARRSFSSSSRRPVQNQVPKNQKLFQEDNDIPVHLKGGTGDALLYRATMTLTVLGTGYVLYELLMASFPQKKP, from the exons ATGAACAGAAGCCTTTTT GcgctccagcaggtggcgcggCGGAGCTTTTCCAGCTCCTCTCGCAGGCCGGTCCAGAACCAGGTGCCCAAGAACCAGAAGCTGTTCCAG GAAGACAACGATATTCCTGTTCACCTGAAGGGAGGCACCGGCGACGCCCTGCTGTACAGAGCCACGATGACCCTCACGGTGCTCG GAACCGGATACGTTTTGTATGAACTGTTGATGGCATCGTTCCCTCAGAAGAAACCGTGA